AAAAAGATCATAAACGCAAAGATTGTCAAGCTTGTGGGAGTGAAGAGCGGGGAGGGCCGTAAGCCCAAGACCATGACCGAGGACGACGTCGCGGCGGCGGCCGTGTACAGAGCCAAGGGCGAGGAAGCGCACAGGATCCAGGACCGGAAGGCGGAGCTGGATGCCGTGATCAAGTGGATCGCCACGGGAGATCCCGAAGCAATCGAGGTCTCGGACCAGTGGATGGCCGAAAATGTGGAGGCCATGAAGCTGGAGCCAAAAGATCCTACCGACTGGCCGGCCGAACGAGCCAAGGACTACCGTGAATTCTGGGATCTTCTATGGGCCGGCTCCTTCGGTAAATGGGAGGACATCAGTAAGCAAACCCAAATCTTTCCCCTATCTACCTCCTGATCAATTGCTCTTGGAAATATCTAACCAAATAGTCTTGATCGATTGACATCAATCTGCAGCGCTTATCCAACCCATGCGGTACACGGACGAGAAGCCTCCGCAAGACGTGTACCCCGTGCGAACTCTGCAGGTCTTTTCAGTCAAAGTTGCAGCCATCGCAGAGGAATTGGGGTGGCCGCTGGATGTGTTTGGTATCGCTGCCGCACGCGACTCGTTGGATCACAATCGCAACATTATCTTTCGCCGTCAAAGGGATAACTGCCAAACCATCGACAGTGAGGTTTGTATATTCGTCTCGACACTTATTTGGTGCCTATGTTACCTCTGTGAACACTATTTGTTCTGGTTTTCACATGACTTTCCCTTAAATAATGTACAAAATGTACTGGACTATTGGGAGATATATATGATGAAATTAGAGATTTAAATTCTGCTCATTGGCATGTGTTAACATCAGTGCATTTAATTTCTCTGAACTATAATTGCAAATAGTAATTCATATCAATACAGATATATAAGTCTGCCAGGGTCCGTGATATTGCTACCAAGTTACATGCAtgaactaggtgattataaaccAGCCATTGTAAACCTGATTGCTACTCTGAACTAGTTCTATGAAAAAAATTGTAGTACCTATTGCCAATGGTTAGAGGGAAACATACTGAATGATCAATCCATGGATCGTTATAAAGTATGCAAGTGTAAGTGGGATGCTTTTTTTCTGCAAAATATTCTAAGTTCTTAAAGCATGTCACATAAGAAATCAACTAGATGAAATTACATGTATGCTTTTGTGTTGCTCAAAATTATTCTTTTAAGTTGATATAGTTGTTGCTTCCCTACTCTGTTTTCATGTTTGTTTACTATATCAACATACGAGTTTGAGTATAATCTCTGTGTATTTTGAATGTCAAGTTAGTGTAAATTTCTTCCAGGCCGATATAGGGGAATAGTGCCTGCAACTTTTACCCTCTCTTGACTGTTTCCCTTTGAGAAAAACTGGCCCTTGACAATGTTCCCCCACAGTGCATAAGCAGATTCTTGAGTCTATTTCCCCCCTCAGTTTGTTTTAGACCAGTTTCTTTTCTCCTGTGAAATTCTGCTTGTAAAAGTTTTAGCATTGTTTGCAATCTATTGGCAAATGAATCTCTTAATAATTGTTTTAGAGTATATGCACACCTTAACGAATATTTTTGTTTGCCTCTAAATCGTTGGCATCCTAAGTACAGTTTTCTAGTATATGTTTTGATTATGATGTTCAATGTTTGCCTCTCCTTTTGCTTCAGTGTACATATTGCTTGTTTAAATTGGTTCTTTAAACACGAGATTTTTAAAGATCTGCATGCTTGCTGACCCAACTAGAATTTATTGGTCGTTACGGTCTTGGCAACTTCTGCATTTGAGTATTTGCTAGCAACAGATATTTAATTCAAGCTCTTATTGGTAAGTTTAGCTTGATAAATATATCACTTCTCCATGGCCGCACTGTTCCTTGGTGTCAGCATAGATTGGTTATCGTTCAATCCAGTCGTTCCAGTAATTTACTTTGTAAATTTTGCATGCAGAATCGATGTCTGACACTGACAGGTCGTACCCGTGCTATTGTTGTTGTGGATCCTGTTTACTTTGAGGTTGACTTGCAAGTGAAGGGCAGAACTGAATCTGAGGATAGAGCTTTGAGCTATCTAGTTGTTAATTATCGTGAATCTGGCTGTGAGTCGCACATGTTTAAACGTGTTGACACTAGCAAGCTTAGCACAGTGGAATTAACATTGGGTGACATGGCTGAATCCGTGGAGGCCACCATCAGTGTGAAAGTGGTTGATGGGGAATGGCCAGAAGGCTTCGGAGGTCTAATTTCTGCCCGTACTGCCAGTATCAGTGACATGGAAATCAAGTTGCTTGCTTTCGATAAACTACCAGTTGCAGCTGATGGCACGATACAGCTTTCACGCTGTGTTTTGTCTGTCGAAGCTGATGGAATGCTGAGAGTCTCTGTCATGGCAATGGCAAATTGTCTGGAGGATCAAACTGTTGAGGGAGATTCTAAAGCATTCAAAGCCAGGGAAGCCTCCAGAAGCACGCGTATGCTTCAAGTTTGCTCTTGTAAGCTGGAGGTCACCATCGCATGGTCTCTTGTCCCGGCTATGGTCTAGGGAGGATGTAATGGCTTGGGGTGATGTGTGTTTCTGTTTAATGTTATGCAGTGAAGCTGTTATTTATGGAGTGATGTGTGTTGTTAGTGGTACCTTTATCCTGTTTAGATTAGTGTCAAGTACTATATTATATGTAACGTGGGCAGATTAAGATACATTTGACTATGTAATGTGGGCATATTAAGTATTAAGATAGACTTGACTATGTAATGTGGGCAAGTTAAGTTTGATTTGACCATGTAGGCAGATTAAGATAGACTTGACTATGTAATAATGTGGGCAAATTAAgttactccctccgatccatattaattgaCGCACAATTGTTGGTATAAAAGTTTGTAGTACTAAAGTTGTATTAAGTGTTTGTCAATTAATTTGGATCGAGGGAGCACTAGATTTTTTTCATAGTACTGCCAGTATCAGTGACATGGAAATCAAGTTGCTTGCTTTCGATAAACTACCAGTTGCAGCTGATGGCACGATACAGCTTTCACGCTGTGTTTTGTCTGTCGAAGCTGATGGAATGCTGAGAGTCTCTGTCATGGCAATGGCAAATTGTCTGGAGGATCAAACTGTTGAGGGAGATTCTAAAGCATTCAAAGCCAGGGAAGCCTCCAGAAGCACGCGTATGCTTCAAGTTTGCTCTTGTAAGCTGGAGGTCACCATCGCATGGTCTCTTGTCCCGGCTATGGTCTAGGGAGGATGTAATGGCTTGGGGTGATGTGTGTTTCTGTTTAATGTTATGCAGTGAAGCTGTTATTTATGGAGTGATGTGTGTTGTTAGTGGTACCTTTATCCTGTTTAGATTAGTGTCAAGTACTATATTATATGTAACGTGGGCAGATTAAGATACATTTGACTATGTAATGTGGGCATATTAAGTATTAAGATAGACTTGACTATGTAATGTGGGCAAGTTAAGTTTGATTTGACCATGTAGGCAGATTAAGATAGACTTGACTATGTAATAATGTGGGCAAATTAAgttactccctccgatccatattaattgaCGCACAATTGTTGGTATAAAAGTTTGTAGTACTAAAGTTGTATTAAGTGTTTGTCAATTAATTTGGATCGAGGGAGCACTAGATTTTTTTCATAGTAATAGTAAATTGTCTCGGTCAACGATTCTTGCATTGAGAGAAGCAATGCCAAtttgtggtcttggtctcgttTGGCCTGGAGATGGCGCAAATGAAGGACACTTAAAAGTAGAGGGACGGTAATAATTGCTTAGAGGTGCATGGAAATGGAAACAGTACGCAGTTTCCGTCAGTCAGTAAACACTTCTTATTTGGCGAATcgcctctcttattgatattttTTGAGAATTAAATATCTTGTTCAATCAGTCAATTTGTCAATACTATGCTACTTTCATTCACCATGACGTACATTATCTCATTATTATTTTATCTCAAAAAATGTTATATCAAATTTGTTTTTTATATCTTGCAGGAGGATATCAAACACTTTGGTGGAAATTAGTTGTCATTTTGCTCGATTCAGAACTGAATAAGCTAAAAGGATGTCCGATATACCATCAATCAGACAATGAAGAAAGTTTATCTAATTCTGATCTCGAGCTCCTTGAGAATCCACCTGATGTAGTCAAAGACAGATGTCCTAGCCCAATTCCCACCATGCCCACCTATCAACGTGAATTGCTTGCCGGCCTTTGCAACTATATATGTCGATCGATGATGCCAAGTGTTTGGAGTAAGTATCATTTATCAATATGTAAGGTGCCAGTATACATTGTTGTTATTCTTACCATCCAATTCTCAGTAAGGAATGGGTTCAAAGCTCGACATCCCGTCCAATGGGCTTAAGTCTCAAAAAACTTCAGGCATACTTAACATGGAGCCGTCTATGGACAATTATCGTTTCAACATTGCTAATGGTATTCCAACGAGCGTAGGCGGGTAATAAATTCAGAATACAAACATTTTTTTTGTTATCACCATATTTAATACAATAACAATTTAGTAACTTGCAGGGATTTTTCTGGCTTTTTTATCTTTCATTTTACGCTCTGCTGGAACGGTAAAGACCTTGTGTAGCGGTTTAGTGCGGTCAGTATTGTGCTTTACACATGTTTTACAACCTTCCACGTGAAGTATTCGTACTAACTACATATATTGCTTTTGCAGGATGGGTATGAGTTGAGGAAGCAGTTTTTATTATACTTACTCAAACATCGTCCGGATGAAGCTAGAGACAACTTGTCTGATATTGTGCGAGAATTTCTTAAGCGCATCAAGTAGATCTCAATAATATGTAATAGACTTTTAGTTGGATCATCACTTTATACGTATACGTTGTCAATTTGATATCTTGTTATCAGTTTACGTTATAAGTGAAGTGGACTTCAATTATTATGTAATTGTGACCGTGTTATATTGTCTCTACCTGCGATATTCAACATGCATTATCTTTATATGACTTCAGCAAACTATTTCAAAAGCCCATGGCAACACACGGGGCATTCTACTAGTGTGATGTGGTGTGGCAGTTAGATTTCCCCTACAATATATGGATCTCCCATGTAAGTATACAACTGCtgtatttttttttgcaaaatataTTTCTCATGTGTCCTTTCACTATCTTTTTTAGACATGTAATATGTCAAAGTTGTAGTCAAAATCTTGCGTTATGAAGACTTAACAGCCGAATACGTCTTATATTTTTGAGAAAGAGGGACTAGATTCATGGTCCAAAGTTGCATTGTGATGTTTGTCGTTGTCACTCGTAGACACCAGCAAAGGCATTCAAAATTGAGGTGCCATTGGCCCACTGCGACAATTTTACTGGTGAGACGATACATTTTGGTTTTCATTTCTTGGATGTTTTGGCGAACATATGTAAATGTTTACAATTGGTTTGGTATTAGCGGAGGGTTGCACAGTTATAACCCGGGTCGAGCCTACCACGTTCATTCACAattataagatgttttggatatttcaatgTGAACTATATACAGGCTAAAAGGAGTGAATCTACATAGTGAAACACATTTAGATACATATTTTACAGAATAAGAAAAAAAGAGCCAAAACATCTTATACTTTTGGACGGTGAGAGTAATACATAATGATGTTGTGTGTCAACCAAAGCAAACAACTAGATGTAACATGCAGGCACGAAAGCTTGAGACTACGAGAGGGGCGCTCAGTCGCATTGTTCAACAACATGATCTAGATTTTGTCTTCCGCGCCGATGTCGTCCAACATGTTGTTGATAAAATTAACTTGATCGTCACCGAAGAAGAGGTCGATAGAGCAAGTTCAAATTCGGAATTCATATTTTGAATGAAGTCAGAAGCAAGGCAAGGGAAAGGCCGTGGGCCCGTGGCCGTCCCTTGGCTTTCGGGTCTTGGCCTGCTACTGGGTCTCACTCTCACCCGCCCATTTCCCGCCCTTTTTACCCCGCGAACATTCCAGAAGCTTCTTCCTCGCCACCACCACCGCTGACGGCGGCGAGGATGGGGACCCGTGGCCTTCCGCTCCCATGCCAATTCGAGCTCCTCCTCGGCGAAGGTACGCAACCTAACCCAGTCgacctgctacacctctcccgcCGGCATTCCGATCCTTGGATTTGCTGCTCGTGCAGACCGCGGCCGGTGGCCGCCGGAGGGCAGGTTCATCGAGGCCGCCCACCGCGGCGACATCCGCGACATCAAGGGTAAGGCCCTCCGTATCCAATCACCCTTCCTCACCTCCCGTGCCAGTTCGCTCCCTCGCTACACTCGGGGGCTTAGGGTTTTGTCACCGCGAGGCTTCCGATCTGACCGCGGGACACCAGCTCCCGGATGTCGATTTCATCTGTGATTTAAGCTTGAACGCATGCTGAGGCTTGATGATTCCTCGGGGGATTTCTCTCGTCGCGACTTGTGGCTGAAATTGGCGCTTCTTAAGAAGTAGCAGTGGCCATTTCTTCCCGATTTGGGGGTAAAATTGGCCACCTTCTGTCATGGTCGATGATTCCAAAATAAGAGATTGCACCCTACTTTGTGTCAACTTCAGAGATTGCAAAGGAGCTGGACGTGCACGGGCACGGGATCCCGGTGACGGTGGCCAGCACGAGCTACATGGGCATGAACGCGCTCCACACCGCTGGCGGCCGCAGCAGGCTGCCCGCGTACCAGTACCTCGTCGAGGAGGTCAAGAACTCAAGATGGACATCAACAAGCCTAACACCTCCCAGGGTAGGCAATTTGTTCGTTTTCAGTTCACGCTTGTCTGGTTCTAAACCCATAGTTTCGTGAAACGATCATCATCAGTTATAGCTGGGCTGTCTGCAATGTGCTCGTGTGGATCTTATTGCCAGATTATTCACCCGTGGAGCAGGCCGTTACCTATGGGCTATGGCAACCTTCCTGCCGTCAGGTACCTGCTTGATCATGGCGCCGGTCTGCATCAACAACGTTCAGGAAACATCACTCTTCTTCATTCAGCTGCAGCTCATGGTATAAACACAAGGATCTTCCCTTCGTTGTTACTTTCCTCTGTCGCAAGGCAAGACTATGCCTTGGCTTCATGCTCAGGTTGCCTTGCTCCCTTGTTTTGTGCTGGACCTTTTTATGTTTGAGCATTGTCTTGTGTTATACAGATCATGCATGTAGCATCAGATGTTATGTTGGAGAACCTTTAGCTGAATCTGGAGGGAATGCCATCCCGATAAATATAAGTTGATTTATTTTACCAAGCCCAGCCAACATAATATAAACAATTGTCTTTTTTGGCGAGAAATATAAACAATTTTCTTGTTGCTGTAGATATATTAAAACAAGGCTGATATTATTTGCTTCTCATGTCCATCGGCTTCTGAATAGTGATTAGCTTTATGAAACTCTTGTTAGAGTAGTACATAACTACATATATAGCCATGTAGCCTTTTGTGTTTACCCCATTGTATAAGGGGTTTCTTGCATATGTCCTgcacctgtacatgtatatatactGGCCTATGGCCCTACgggaatacaagttgcatattcCTAACAACTCTAAACATAGTTGTCATATTAGTTTGATTTTTCTGCTCATATTGGTGTAAAAAGTCCATGTGGCATCTTGTTGCGACCAATCTATTTTGGCACTGTACTATTTATCCTTATAGTCTGTGGAGCTTCTCTCAGGATATCTATTTCGTATGTTATTTTGTTTTAGCCATTGAAACTAGTTTCCCAAGCAATGCCTGCTTACTTAGATGATATGCAAGTTTCCCGGGTATTTGTTTCATACACTATTTTCCTCACAAATGGTGTTCATTTAGTATGATTACCTGCTTCTTATGGTATCTGTTTATGGCAACTCCTTCCGTGTGTCTGTCAGGGAAATGCGAACCAGCCAAGTTGCTTCCCACCAATAGTAATTGAAACTTTGTTGCACAAAAACGTTTTTGTTCATATACTCTTCATAGTGTTATGACcttcattttcttttcttttttcagGGCACTCTGAAATAGTAAAGTATCTTCTCTCTAGAGGAGTGGATATTGATGCACAATCAATTCTTGGGACACCACTCTCTTTTGCTGCTTAGAAAGGATATGCTACTGTTGTGAAGATACTTTTGCAGCACAAAGGACACCATAAATATAACTCTAACaccccccctcaaactcatggtggatccacaacactgagtttggagagataAAATCCATGTTGCGCTCTAGTCTGGGCCTTCGTGAAGAAGTCCGCCAGCTGTAACTCTGAAGGCACATACTGAAGAGCAATAACATGGTCCTGCACGCCAGCACGCACAAAGAAAgcatcaacaccaatatgcttggtAAGCTCATGCTTCACTGGGTCCTGCGCAATACTGATAGCACCTGTACTGTCTGACAAGAGTGTAGTAGGTGCGGTAACAGTAACACCAAAATCCTCAAGTAACCAACATAACCAAGTCACCTCTGCTGTGAGAAGAGCCACAGCTCGCAACTCAGCCTCTGCACTTGAACGGGAAACTGCGGTCTGTTTCTTCGCCTTCCAGgcaatgagagaaccaccaaGAAAGACACAGTAAGCAGAAAGTGAACGACGATCCGAAGGATCACTAGCCCAGGTAGCATCCGAATAGGCTTGGAGCTGTAACGAGCTAGAACGAGGAAAGAAGAGACGGTGAGAGATCGTGCCACGAAGATATCATAGAACACGAAGAAGGTGACTATAGTGCACTGAAGTGGGAGCAGAAACAAACTGACTCAGAATATGGACAGGATAGGAGATATCCGGACGAGTGACGGCGAGATAGACAAGACTCCCAACAAGATGACAATAACGAGTCGGATCAGACAAGGGCTCACCATCAGTAGCACGAAGGTGAACATTAAGCTCCATAGGAGTCTTAACAGTGCGCTCATCACTAAGAGCCgcacgagcaagaagatcctggaTATACTTTTCTTGGGAAATAAAAAAGCCATCAGAGGTGGAGAAAACCTCAATCCCAAGAAAGTAACGAAGAGGACCAAGATCAGACATAAGGAACTGCTCATTAAGACGCGCCTTGACAAAGGCAATGTACCCAGAATCGTCGccagtgatgatcatgtcatcaacatatagaaGAAGAAGAGTGCGACCACGAGTAGAAAGGTGGACAAACAACGCTGGATCGTGATCACTGGGTGAAAACCCAGCAGCGGTGACCACAGAGGCAAGACGCTCAAACCAAGCGCGAGaggcttgcttaaggccatataGAGAGCGACGAAGACGACAAACCATGCTATCGGGAACTGAATACCCAGGTGGTGGCTGCATATAAACCTCCTCACGCAActcaccattaagaaaggcaTTTTTATGCGACCACGAGCAGAAAGGTGGACAAACAGCGTTGGATCATGAACACTGGGTGAAAAACCAGCTGCCGTGACAACCGAGGCAAAATGCTCAAACCAGACGcggggggcttgcttaaggccatagagagagcgaCGAAGACGACAAACCATGCCATCGGGAACTGAATACCCAGGTGGTGGCTGCATATAAACTTCCTCACACAACTCACCATTAAGAAAAGCATTCTTAACGTCAAGCTGAGACACAGACCAGTGGCGAACAGAGGCCACGGCGAGAAGTGTGCGAACAGTGGTCATAtgggccacaggagcaaatgtctcatcgtaatcacgaccatgctcctgctaAAAGTCAcgagccacaagacgagctttataacgctcaagagaaccatcagAGCGAATCTTAATCTTatagacccacttacaagtgatggGGCGAACACGGGGAGGAAGAGAAACCAGATCCCACGTGCCGGTGCGTTCAAGGGCAGCAATCTCCTCTGCCATGGCAAACTGCCATTCAGGATGAACAATAGCATCTTGATAAGAAGTCGGCTCAACAACGGTCGAAAGACCATAGCGAGAAGGAGAATATCGATCAGAGGGTGGACAAGGCCAAGAACGAAGACCATAAGTCGGctgagaggaggaagacgacacaTCAGAAGTAGAGGGCACATCAGTAGACTCATCCACAACACGGCGACGACGAGTATAATGGAATGGAAAGGAGGGGAGAGGTGGAATCATTGGATGTGGAGACGGGGAATGTATCGGTGATGAAGGTGGAGAAGAGGAAGGTATCGGTGATGAAGGTGGTGAGTCATGCGATGAGGGAGGAGAAGAAATCATAGGAGAGGATTGCGTCGGATCTGCAACAGCGAGACGAGGAGTAGGAATACTATTGGGCACAAAGGGAGGTGTATCCGGAAAGGTAAGAAAGGAGATGTCCTCCGTGGAAAAGGCCGAGGAGGATGGACGAGGGTAGTAGGGACGAGACTCATCAAAGGTGACATCCCGGGAAATACGCACCCGACGTCCGGCAGGATCCCAACACCGATAGCCCTTATGCTCATCACTGTATCCGAGAAAGACACACTCAAAAGACTGAGCGGTCAGTTTGGTGCGTTCACGAGGGGCAAGCAAAACATGGCAAACACAACCAAACAAGCGAAGCGCCGAATAATCAGGAGAACAACCAGAAAGACGCTCAAGAGGAATACCACCCTGTAGAGCAGCAGATGGCCGAATGTTAATGAGATAGGTGGAAGTGGTAATAGCCTCAGCCCAGAAGTGTGGCGGGAGAGAGGCAGCGATCATCATCGCACGTGTCGTCTCAAGAAGGTGACGATGCTTGCGCTCGGCCACaccattctgagcatgagcaccaggacaaGAGAACTGAGCAAGAGTACCTTGCTCAGCAAGGAATCCCCACAGCGCATGGGAGATATACTCACCAGCCGAATCTGCACGAAAAACACGAATAGGAGTAGAAAATTGGGTATGAACCATGGTAGCAAATTTTTTATATATAGATAAGACCTCACTACGAGAAGACATGAAATAGATCCAAGTGTACCGAGAAAAATCATCTATAAAGATAATATAGTAGCGATGACCCCCTTTCGAAGCGAAGGGAGCCGGACCCCAAACATCAGAGTGAACAAGATCAAAAGGGCACTCGGACACTGACTCACTATGAGGATAAGGTAGTTGAATCTGCTTACCAAGCCTACAACCCAGACAATCCAACGAAGCGTTACCGGAG
The DNA window shown above is from Triticum urartu cultivar G1812 unplaced genomic scaffold, Tu2.1 TuUngrouped_contig_5906, whole genome shotgun sequence and carries:
- the LOC125529853 gene encoding uncharacterized protein LOC125529853, which encodes MKKRKTAAGVGSKKAAAAADPVEESDNEEGAVESISQAKSNLSRRKKIINAKIVKLVGVKSGEGRKPKTMTEDDVAAAAVYRAKGEEAHRIQDRKAELDAVIKWIATGDPEAIEVSDQWMAENVEAMKLEPKDPTDWPAERAKDYREFWDLLWAGSFGKWEDITLIQPMRYTDEKPPQDVYPVRTLQVFSVKVAAIAEELGWPLDVFGIAAARDSLDHNRNIIFRRQRDNCQTIDSENRCLTLTGRTRAIVVVDPVYFEVDLQVKGRTESEDRALSYLVVNYRESGCESHMFKRVDTSKLSTVELTLGDMAESVEATISVKVVDGEWPEGFGGLISARTASISDMEIKLLAFDKLPVAADGTIQLSRCVLSVEADGMLRVSVMAMANCLEDQTVEGDSKAFKAREASRSTRMLQVCSCKLEVTIAWSLVPAMV